A single Nocardioides bizhenqiangii DNA region contains:
- a CDS encoding family 78 glycoside hydrolase catalytic domain yields the protein MRTRPTRRLRRAALVIATAAVVALPVVGHAPSATAAKGSKPSAPTRLTVDDLRSPLDTDETPRFGWLPQDADPNEVQTAYKIEVQDADGTLVWDTDKVTSSQQAYIEYDGAPLDPGSAYTWRVRTWDKDHLPSPWSRWESFETGLGDDDWGDAAWIRRPPGNPDASSLSIVDGRGRVSGGNVTIAKPGRDWTDYVLTMDVTPVTRAAAVVFRAPDTNNGYMWQLHANDNAIKTHRMVAGAFPTDARRTVPHVIDTGITYELGIRVEGQTFTTSIDGKVVDTWTDPSPTGSRAGTVGFREASGEVADFDDIRVTSLDGSTVLFEEDFSGGLDQWVRGTTTREADEYTLARTVVDVPAGEVVRARSYLSASHTAELYLDGERADRVTNYGYPGEGYYQATDVTDLVTPGEPLAVAALLHWFSGGQGRAAGEPGLLARIVVEYADGSEFTVVSDGSWKVRRGPYVLVGTRNGEGLYVEHLDGTAVQRIGAWRQEEYDDSAWSDAVVVGQHPVAPFTHLEGQQTSLVETVVHPERILLADDGTPVADFGKVIPARPAVHFEQGVAGRVITIRASYGLASNGRASTATVDTQGTNMTFPYTQADGAQDYQAFGHLGFRYLEVPGAGEEISVDDVTATVVHTAYPEDGAATFESSDETLDAVWDLMDRSLEYSVQETFVDTPTREQGQFLHDTVNISYGLIATEHDRVATRQAIREFMLSQQRYWTSGNDAGRYNAVYPNGDGKRDIPDFTEVVPDWIWRYYLESGDTALLADVYDELSATADYIRRHIPASGPTSGLVTRLTGGSGAYQYGIVDWPMHGRFDYDMTAATRTTVNALGVDVLRKVALVAEALGRPAAEVQSYVADADALADRMNETLRRADGTYVDGLLADGSQSPHAGQHATSYAVAFGIAPEEDLPALGEYLAGMGMRQGPMTAHFLVEALARTGADAGLLDLLTNEDDYGWAGWLADGGTFTPEAWELSGSANSASHGWGSNVAVDVLDSVLGIDVTAPGAAEVTVSVPDTGLGQASGSRMTQRGRVSSEWTRDGDDLRLTTEIPVNVEAVVELPAGEYDVTGGAVLEELGTEDSVTRYRVGSGTWSFESA from the coding sequence GTGAGAACACGACCCACCCGCCGGCTCCGGCGCGCCGCCCTCGTGATCGCGACGGCGGCCGTCGTCGCCCTGCCCGTCGTCGGCCACGCGCCGAGCGCCACGGCCGCGAAGGGCAGCAAGCCGTCCGCCCCGACGCGGCTGACCGTCGACGACCTGCGCAGCCCGCTCGACACCGACGAGACCCCGCGGTTCGGCTGGCTGCCTCAGGACGCGGACCCCAACGAGGTGCAGACGGCGTACAAGATCGAGGTGCAGGACGCGGACGGCACGCTTGTCTGGGACACCGACAAGGTGACGTCGTCCCAGCAGGCCTACATCGAGTACGACGGCGCGCCGCTCGACCCGGGCAGCGCGTACACCTGGCGGGTGCGGACCTGGGACAAGGACCACCTCCCGTCCCCGTGGTCGCGGTGGGAGTCGTTCGAGACCGGCCTCGGTGACGACGACTGGGGCGACGCCGCGTGGATCCGGCGGCCACCGGGCAATCCCGACGCGAGCTCGCTCAGCATCGTCGACGGGCGCGGCCGCGTGAGCGGCGGCAACGTCACGATCGCGAAGCCCGGACGGGACTGGACCGACTACGTCCTCACCATGGACGTCACCCCCGTCACCCGGGCGGCGGCCGTCGTCTTCCGTGCCCCGGACACCAACAACGGCTACATGTGGCAGCTGCACGCCAACGACAACGCGATCAAGACCCACCGGATGGTGGCGGGCGCGTTCCCCACCGACGCGCGACGTACCGTGCCGCACGTCATCGACACCGGCATCACCTATGAGCTCGGTATCCGCGTGGAGGGCCAGACGTTCACGACGAGCATCGACGGGAAGGTCGTCGACACGTGGACCGATCCCTCGCCGACCGGCTCCCGCGCCGGCACCGTCGGCTTCCGCGAGGCCAGTGGCGAGGTCGCCGACTTCGACGACATCCGGGTGACCTCGCTCGACGGCTCGACCGTGCTGTTCGAGGAAGACTTCTCGGGCGGTCTCGACCAGTGGGTCCGCGGCACGACCACCCGCGAGGCGGACGAGTACACGCTCGCACGCACCGTTGTCGACGTCCCTGCCGGTGAGGTCGTCCGCGCCCGGAGCTACCTCTCGGCCAGCCACACCGCCGAGCTCTACCTCGATGGCGAGCGCGCGGACAGGGTCACCAACTACGGCTACCCGGGCGAGGGCTACTACCAGGCCACCGACGTCACCGACCTGGTGACGCCGGGTGAGCCGCTGGCGGTCGCCGCCCTGCTGCACTGGTTCAGCGGTGGACAGGGCCGGGCCGCGGGCGAGCCGGGGCTCTTGGCCCGGATCGTGGTCGAGTACGCCGACGGCTCGGAGTTCACCGTCGTCAGCGACGGCTCGTGGAAGGTGCGACGCGGTCCCTACGTCCTCGTCGGCACCCGCAACGGTGAGGGGCTCTACGTCGAGCACCTCGACGGCACCGCGGTGCAGCGGATCGGCGCCTGGCGGCAGGAGGAGTACGACGACTCCGCGTGGTCCGACGCCGTCGTCGTCGGACAGCACCCGGTCGCGCCGTTCACCCACCTCGAGGGCCAGCAGACCAGCCTGGTCGAGACCGTCGTGCACCCGGAGCGGATCCTCCTCGCCGACGACGGCACGCCGGTCGCCGACTTCGGGAAGGTGATCCCGGCCCGACCCGCCGTCCACTTCGAGCAGGGCGTCGCCGGCCGGGTGATCACGATCCGCGCCAGCTACGGCCTGGCGAGCAACGGGCGGGCGTCCACCGCCACGGTCGACACGCAGGGCACCAACATGACGTTCCCCTACACCCAGGCCGACGGCGCCCAGGACTACCAGGCGTTCGGCCACCTCGGCTTCCGCTACCTCGAGGTGCCGGGAGCGGGCGAGGAGATCTCGGTCGACGACGTGACGGCGACCGTGGTGCACACCGCCTACCCGGAGGACGGGGCGGCGACGTTCGAGAGCTCCGACGAGACCCTGGACGCGGTGTGGGACCTGATGGACCGGTCGCTCGAGTACTCCGTCCAGGAGACGTTCGTCGACACCCCGACCCGGGAGCAGGGTCAGTTCCTGCACGACACCGTCAACATCTCCTACGGGCTGATTGCCACGGAGCACGACCGGGTGGCGACCCGGCAGGCGATCCGCGAGTTCATGCTCAGCCAGCAGCGGTACTGGACCTCCGGCAACGACGCCGGGCGCTACAACGCCGTCTACCCCAACGGCGACGGCAAGCGCGACATCCCCGACTTCACCGAGGTCGTGCCGGACTGGATCTGGCGCTATTACCTGGAGAGTGGTGACACCGCCCTGCTGGCCGACGTCTACGACGAGCTGAGCGCGACCGCCGACTACATCCGTCGCCACATCCCGGCGTCGGGCCCGACAAGCGGCCTGGTGACCCGACTGACCGGTGGCAGCGGCGCCTACCAGTACGGCATCGTCGACTGGCCGATGCACGGCCGGTTCGACTACGACATGACGGCAGCCACGCGCACCACGGTCAACGCGCTCGGTGTCGACGTGCTCCGGAAGGTCGCGCTCGTCGCCGAGGCGCTCGGCCGGCCGGCCGCGGAGGTGCAGTCGTACGTCGCCGACGCCGACGCCCTCGCCGACCGGATGAACGAGACCCTGCGCCGCGCCGACGGCACCTACGTCGACGGCCTGCTCGCCGACGGGTCGCAGAGCCCGCACGCCGGCCAGCACGCGACGTCGTACGCCGTGGCATTCGGGATCGCTCCCGAGGAGGACCTGCCCGCGCTGGGCGAGTACCTCGCAGGGATGGGCATGCGGCAGGGGCCGATGACCGCGCACTTCCTGGTCGAGGCGCTCGCTCGCACCGGTGCGGACGCCGGTCTGCTGGACCTCCTCACCAACGAGGACGACTACGGGTGGGCCGGGTGGCTCGCCGACGGCGGCACCTTCACGCCGGAGGCGTGGGAGCTGAGCGGCTCCGCGAACAGTGCCTCGCACGGCTGGGGCTCCAACGTGGCGGTGGACGTGCTCGACTCGGTGCTCGGGATCGACGTGACCGCTCCGGGTGCGGCCGAGGTCACCGTGTCGGTGCCCGACACCGGGCTGGGCCAGGCTTCGGGCTCGCGGATGACGCAGCGCGGCCGGGTCTCCTCCGAGTGGACGCGGGACGGCGACGACCTGCGCCTCACGACCGAGATCCCGGTCAACGTCGAGGCGGTCGTCGAGCTGCCGGCCGGGGAGTACGACGTGACCGGCGGCGCCGTGCTCGAGGAGCTGGGGACCGAGGACAGCGTGACGCGCTACCGCGTCGGCTCCGGCACCTGGTCCTTCGAGTCGGCCTGA
- a CDS encoding family 78 glycoside hydrolase catalytic domain, with product MSTPQRRCLSVALSVLALVLGMVAAVGPAAAAPAALPSGLTVEQRTTPADVDDLTGPILGWQVPSARQSAYQVQVATSRSALASGRLVWDSGRIASAASTNVPYAGPALEPGEGYEWRVRTWSGDDKASPWSLPAHFGTALGDTWGDSRPIWLGASAALAWRDYTLEATFSITTQNATIVFNAQDNDNYLMWQFRGDGVNQLAPHQRVNGAFTQLKTVPLGVSLQRGTDYRIRIEVSGSTVRTYLDGTLVDTTEGVRFTTGSIGFRTGGSERSTWDDLSVTGADGTVLYDNDFEAPSTDFPCGTVSGGRLAIGTGQNCVYGVGGTDWAFLRGEFDTAPGKEIAWATAFATGSSPEPGRQYVYKLWLNGRFVGLGPTRSISTETRYDGFDVTDLVREGGKNALGALAWTTRDKRFQAQVVVEYVDGSRQTFGTGEGWTTMPGSSVFPSAGSIGTSYFTAPKENLQAAAYPVGFDMPGFDDSGWQPATTKAPYDALMATPTDKVAQRLELPVEVVEKAPGHYFVDYGRTWVGGVSLDLDGTAGQVVDLRFGEELAAPQTVRYAMRTGNSYQDRWTLADGPQHLETWGMRVFRYLEVLGAPPGLTAEDFPALAQVYPFDTDGAVFSSSDDALNQVWELSRNTVEATNHNLYVDSWTREREPYEADSYLQMMANFFTSSDPTLGNYSIDYLLTRRTWPTEWPMYTILAMHDSYQQTGDVAQLERSYDQLVQKLPSEWVEPSTGLIRKDFRSNGCSSQTDCDIVDWPTSERDGYVFRPYNTVINAIGYRSFMDMAAIAEALGKDTDAASFRSTGTQLREAINQWLWDDSLGAYRDGLNADRTPVAHWAVHASVFASAFGVPDDERAARAADYIGSRGMQCSVYCAAFLIESLYNGDRSDLALDLLTGDGTRSWLNMINDGAGATAEAWDASLKSNMTYSHPWAASPAYNLPQGMFGIRPTTPGYATFAVRPQPQSVDWAHVTLPTLKGRIGAAFHTVDGRTDVGAYLPGNTVASVHVPAGDAAADVVYVDGRATPAVRDRGYLRVDGVTRGCHVFSTTPGGGPKDDDRLTAICH from the coding sequence ATGTCGACCCCACAGCGCCGCTGCCTGTCCGTGGCCCTCTCCGTGCTCGCTCTCGTGCTGGGCATGGTCGCCGCCGTCGGTCCGGCAGCCGCAGCGCCGGCCGCGCTTCCCTCGGGCCTCACGGTGGAGCAGCGCACGACGCCGGCGGACGTCGACGACCTGACCGGCCCGATCCTCGGCTGGCAGGTGCCGTCGGCCCGGCAGTCCGCCTACCAGGTGCAGGTCGCCACCTCCCGGTCGGCACTGGCCTCCGGCCGCTTGGTGTGGGACTCCGGCAGGATCGCGTCGGCCGCCAGCACGAACGTCCCGTACGCCGGTCCGGCGCTCGAGCCGGGAGAGGGGTACGAGTGGCGGGTGCGGACCTGGAGCGGTGACGACAAGGCCTCGCCGTGGTCGCTCCCTGCCCACTTCGGTACGGCGCTAGGGGACACCTGGGGCGACAGCCGGCCGATCTGGCTCGGCGCATCCGCGGCCCTCGCGTGGCGCGACTACACGCTCGAGGCGACGTTCTCGATCACCACGCAGAACGCCACGATCGTCTTCAACGCCCAGGACAACGACAACTACCTCATGTGGCAGTTCCGCGGCGACGGGGTCAACCAGCTGGCGCCGCACCAGCGGGTCAACGGCGCGTTCACCCAGCTCAAGACCGTCCCGCTCGGCGTGAGCCTGCAGCGCGGCACCGACTACCGGATCCGGATCGAGGTGTCGGGCTCGACCGTCCGCACCTACCTCGACGGGACCCTGGTCGACACCACCGAGGGCGTGCGCTTCACCACCGGCAGCATCGGCTTCCGCACCGGCGGCAGCGAGCGCAGCACCTGGGACGACCTCAGCGTGACCGGCGCCGACGGCACCGTCCTCTACGACAACGACTTCGAGGCGCCGAGCACCGACTTCCCCTGCGGGACGGTCTCCGGCGGACGGCTCGCGATCGGCACCGGCCAGAACTGCGTGTACGGCGTCGGCGGCACCGACTGGGCGTTCCTGCGCGGCGAGTTCGACACCGCGCCCGGCAAGGAGATTGCGTGGGCGACCGCCTTCGCCACCGGGTCGTCACCGGAGCCGGGCCGCCAGTACGTTTACAAGCTCTGGCTCAACGGCCGGTTCGTCGGCCTCGGACCGACCCGGTCGATCAGCACCGAGACCCGCTACGACGGTTTCGACGTCACCGACCTGGTCCGTGAGGGCGGCAAGAACGCCCTCGGTGCGCTGGCGTGGACCACGCGCGACAAGCGGTTCCAGGCCCAGGTCGTCGTCGAGTACGTCGACGGCAGCCGGCAGACGTTCGGCACCGGTGAGGGCTGGACCACGATGCCCGGCAGCTCGGTCTTCCCGTCGGCGGGCTCGATCGGCACCAGCTACTTCACCGCGCCGAAGGAGAACCTCCAGGCGGCGGCGTACCCCGTCGGCTTCGACATGCCCGGCTTCGACGACAGCGGCTGGCAGCCGGCGACGACGAAGGCGCCGTACGACGCCCTCATGGCGACGCCGACCGACAAAGTGGCCCAGCGCCTCGAGCTGCCGGTCGAGGTCGTCGAGAAGGCGCCCGGGCACTACTTCGTGGACTACGGCCGGACCTGGGTCGGGGGCGTCAGCCTCGACCTCGACGGGACCGCCGGCCAGGTCGTCGACCTGCGGTTCGGCGAGGAGTTGGCCGCTCCCCAGACCGTGCGCTACGCGATGCGCACCGGCAACAGCTACCAGGACCGCTGGACCCTTGCAGACGGACCGCAGCACCTGGAGACCTGGGGCATGCGGGTCTTCCGCTACCTCGAGGTGCTCGGCGCCCCGCCCGGGCTGACGGCCGAGGACTTCCCGGCGCTCGCGCAGGTCTACCCGTTCGACACCGACGGCGCCGTGTTCAGCTCGTCCGACGACGCCCTCAACCAGGTCTGGGAGCTCTCGCGCAACACCGTGGAGGCGACCAACCACAACCTCTACGTCGACTCGTGGACCCGCGAGCGCGAGCCCTACGAGGCCGACAGCTACCTGCAGATGATGGCCAACTTCTTCACGTCGTCGGACCCGACGCTCGGCAACTACTCGATCGACTACCTGCTCACCCGGCGCACCTGGCCGACCGAGTGGCCGATGTACACGATCCTCGCGATGCACGACAGCTACCAGCAGACCGGCGACGTGGCCCAGCTCGAGCGCAGCTACGACCAGCTGGTCCAGAAGCTGCCGAGCGAGTGGGTGGAGCCGTCGACCGGCCTGATCCGCAAGGACTTCCGGTCCAACGGCTGCAGCAGCCAGACCGACTGCGACATCGTCGACTGGCCGACCTCGGAGCGCGACGGCTACGTCTTCCGCCCCTACAACACCGTCATCAACGCGATCGGCTACCGCAGCTTCATGGACATGGCGGCCATCGCCGAGGCGCTGGGGAAGGACACCGACGCGGCGTCGTTCCGGAGCACGGGCACCCAGCTCCGCGAAGCGATCAACCAGTGGTTGTGGGACGACAGCTTGGGCGCCTACCGGGACGGCCTCAACGCCGACCGGACGCCGGTCGCCCATTGGGCCGTCCACGCCAGTGTGTTCGCCAGCGCGTTCGGGGTGCCGGACGACGAGCGAGCCGCGCGCGCCGCCGACTACATCGGCTCGCGCGGGATGCAGTGCAGCGTCTACTGCGCGGCGTTCCTCATCGAGTCGCTCTACAACGGCGATCGCTCCGATCTCGCCCTCGACCTGCTCACCGGCGACGGCACCCGCAGTTGGCTGAACATGATCAACGACGGGGCGGGCGCGACGGCGGAGGCGTGGGACGCCTCCCTGAAGTCGAACATGACCTACTCGCACCCGTGGGCGGCGTCGCCGGCGTACAACCTGCCGCAGGGCATGTTCGGCATCCGGCCGACCACCCCGGGCTACGCCACCTTCGCGGTGCGTCCGCAGCCGCAGTCGGTCGATTGGGCGCACGTGACCCTTCCGACCCTCAAGGGACGGATCGGCGCGGCGTTCCACACCGTCGACGGCCGCACCGACGTCGGGGCCTACTTGCCCGGCAACACGGTCGCATCGGTGCACGTGCCGGCGGGTGACGCCGCCGCGGATGTCGTGTACGTCGACGGGCGGGCGACCCCCGCCGTTCGGGACCGCGGCTACCTGCGGGTGGACGGCGTGACGAGGGGCTGCCACGTCTTCAGCACCACGCCCGGCGGCGGTCCGAAGGACGACGACCGGCTGACCGCGATCTGCCACTGA